A segment of the Sphingobacterium oryzagri genome:
ACAAGCTTGCCGATTCCCATTGAAAATTAGGATAATGCCACAGCGAAAAACCAACAGCACTCAGCCAGAGCAAAATACGGCTGTGCCGCAGCGCAAACTGGTGTACTTTGTCTAAAAATCTTCCGCTGGCAATCAATAAGACGCTTGCTGCGGAGCAGAAGAAAATAACACCAGTCGTTAGCGACAAAGCATAAAAATCCACCGCAAGTACGCGCGAAACCAATAGATACAAAAACACAACCAGCGAAATCGCAAAAACGAACTTGCCACGTTGTAAAATACCGCGAAAAGTTAACTCTTCGAAAACAGGACCAAATAAAGCCACTTGTGCAAAAAAAGCCGTTAACGAAACGTCTTTCACGAGCTCTTGCAAGCCACCAGCAGTATCGACTACATCAATAAGTTGGTAACGTTGTAGTAAAAGCGTGCAGAATGACCATAGCAATTTAACGAGCAGCAAAACAAGAAGAAGCCGGAGGATTACGCCAAAACGATACCATAGCGAAGTTGTTCGTTCGTGCACCCGTTCAGGCGAAAACCACAGAAAAAAAGCAAAATCCTTAAGTAAGTTCATGCCAGGCAATACAATAGTTGGTAAGTTCCTCGCTAATATAATATACTCAATTAAAAATAAATCATTTTTTTATCACTAATAACGCTTCATGAAGTTTACCCCTTGCCATACGTACGTAGCAATTCCTGCAATCGTCCTTTTTTAATCGCATTTTTTGCCAGATAGCTAAAAAAAGGCTGCGCTAACTTTTGAAACCCGATCATGTTAGCATTGTTTAAATAGATGAATAAAGCAAGGTCAAGGAGCTTTTTAGGAATCCCCGTAGAGCTGGCTAAGTTGTCGTTTGCCAGCCCTTTTGCAATTAAAAGCGAATGCTCAAAATTCGTGTTACCCGGACGTATGGTAACCTTGATCTTGCATTCTTTATTTGATTTATTGTGGAAATAATGGCGTTCATTCCTTTCTATCAACACGCTATCTCCACAGGTTAGCTGCAGCATATTTTTGCCTTTCCCTACTATTAAATTTCCGCTCAAAATTTCAAATGTTTCCGAGAATAAATGATGATAATGTAAAGGTGTTTTTTCATGTGGAAGAATAGTCATTTCTATCACACTTTCCTCGCCCGTGGCTGCCGAACGAACCACTTCTACTGTTTTATGCTGCTTTATCGGCTTTCTGGTTTTATTGATCAAGAGCATCACTCCTAACCCAAAGCACAAAACAAGTGCGCAGATATGGGGAATAGCTGGAGCTATCGTAGTATATCCGTGGCTCAATACGATAACAAGATCAACAGACGGAACCATAGTGCCGAGTAACAAAGCTATTGCCAGCGCCTTTCGCTGTTTAGCCCATACAAAAGTACAAATCAATAGTCCCGAGAGTAAATCTCGGACACCTTTTATGTAGTGAAAAGAATAATCACCGTCTTCCACAAACTGTATTCCATAGCTTATCTCCGCTTTCTCCGGCGCTATTAAAAACCGCAAGCCTATAAAAACTAATCCCAATCCTATTAGCCATGCAACTGCGCTTATATTTTTTCGTATCATACCATATCAATTAAAATGATGACACAAAATTGGTTACACTAAACTGGAAATTGATGCACCTGGGTTAATAAATCATTTTTTATTAACCATTCTTTTGCGAATACGACTTAAGGATGGTGGTTTTACACCGACATATGCTGCGATATGATATTGCGGAACGCGTTGGTGTAAACCGGGATATTTTTTGATAAATTTTTCATACCGACGTTCGGGTGTATCGGTATAAAATGAACTTAAATCCTGCAAGGTATCGATAAAAACCTGCTCGATAACAAGCCTGCCAAGCCGTTCTCCCTGCGCGACAGTGGCATAGAATAGTTGCAGGTCATCGTAGGATATTTGCAAAATTTCACAATCTTCTAATGCTTGGATTATTTTTGTTGTGGGCGTTTGTGAGATAAAACTCTCGTTGTTACAAATGAAATTCTGCTCCTGTGCAAAAGCGTAGGTTTTGTCTTCGCCGTCGTGATTGATATAATACCGCATAAGCCCGCTTGCGATAAACCCCACATGCTTGCATATCTGTCCGTCTGCCAAAAAGAAATCACCTTTTTTAATAGACTTTTCTTTCCACAGCTGCTTTATAAACGCAATTTCCTTCGGGTTGATGTCTATAATCGCTTTTAGCTTGTCTAGGAGTTCATCCATCATGTTAGCCAGTTTGTTTACCGTAAGATTTTATTCGCTTATTCATTTGTGCATAACGAAATTACGCAAATAGTTTTAAACGATCTATCTTTGCATGTAGTGATCTCCTGCACGGTGATCAAAGCACTAAAATAAACCTAAGCTATTCCATATTAACATCGCATTAATTTATTATCTTTTCATGTTTTTCTTAAAAGAGATTGACCATGCTTTACTATTTCTTATCGTTTATCCGTTGGGATGTCGATCCAAACATTTTTATACTACCAATCGTCCATCATCCTATACGTTGGTATGCCGTGTTTTGGCTATTGGGCATCATATTGAGCTATGGTGTTTTACTAAAGATTTTAAAGAGTGAAAACAAATCGGCTGAATTGCTGGATAAACTGGCGGGGTACATCCTGCTCGGTACCATAATTGGTGCGAGGTTAGGACATGTGCTATTTTACGATCCGTCGTATTATTTTAGTAATCCCGCAAAAATTTTAGCCGTGTGGGAAGGCGGACTCGCCAGTCATGGTGGCGGAATTGGTTTGTTGACCGCCATGTATTTATTTTCGAAGAAAACGAACCTGGACTTTTTATGGATAGCCGATAGGTTAGCGATTGTTGTACCGCTAGCTGGCTGCTGCATACGATTAGGAAATCTGATGA
Coding sequences within it:
- the lgt gene encoding prolipoprotein diacylglyceryl transferase, translated to MLYYFLSFIRWDVDPNIFILPIVHHPIRWYAVFWLLGIILSYGVLLKILKSENKSAELLDKLAGYILLGTIIGARLGHVLFYDPSYYFSNPAKILAVWEGGLASHGGGIGLLTAMYLFSKKTNLDFLWIADRLAIVVPLAGCCIRLGNLMNSEMIGKPTDVPWAFIFEKIDPIPRHPAQLYEAIYCLFLFVLLYGLWRYSSIKRIQGNSFALLLILLFIFRFVDEYFKINQEAFEDSLPINMGQILSIPFILGGIALLVYNSKRKKSVAKRRLS
- a CDS encoding CPBP family glutamic-type intramembrane protease, with translation MNLLKDFAFFLWFSPERVHERTTSLWYRFGVILRLLLVLLLVKLLWSFCTLLLQRYQLIDVVDTAGGLQELVKDVSLTAFFAQVALFGPVFEELTFRGILQRGKFVFAISLVVFLYLLVSRVLAVDFYALSLTTGVIFFCSAASVLLIASGRFLDKVHQFALRHSRILLWLSAVGFSLWHYPNFQWESASLLSKLIYLFPFFFSALIFSWVSFRFGLRTAILLHILNNSLPAIFMLVVHAR
- a CDS encoding Crp/Fnr family transcriptional regulator; this encodes MMDELLDKLKAIIDINPKEIAFIKQLWKEKSIKKGDFFLADGQICKHVGFIASGLMRYYINHDGEDKTYAFAQEQNFICNNESFISQTPTTKIIQALEDCEILQISYDDLQLFYATVAQGERLGRLVIEQVFIDTLQDLSSFYTDTPERRYEKFIKKYPGLHQRVPQYHIAAYVGVKPPSLSRIRKRMVNKK
- a CDS encoding DUF4267 domain-containing protein, with the protein product MIRKNISAVAWLIGLGLVFIGLRFLIAPEKAEISYGIQFVEDGDYSFHYIKGVRDLLSGLLICTFVWAKQRKALAIALLLGTMVPSVDLVIVLSHGYTTIAPAIPHICALVLCFGLGVMLLINKTRKPIKQHKTVEVVRSAATGEESVIEMTILPHEKTPLHYHHLFSETFEILSGNLIVGKGKNMLQLTCGDSVLIERNERHYFHNKSNKECKIKVTIRPGNTNFEHSLLIAKGLANDNLASSTGIPKKLLDLALFIYLNNANMIGFQKLAQPFFSYLAKNAIKKGRLQELLRTYGKG